The following coding sequences lie in one Haemorhous mexicanus isolate bHaeMex1 chromosome 10, bHaeMex1.pri, whole genome shotgun sequence genomic window:
- the LOC132331762 gene encoding mucin-4-like isoform X1 has product MGTRGWTLSTLLGCCAWILHGLGAVTAVPITKDGSFTVGTAFPMTTEDEWPHTTEMSTTAADAETSPPWTEMDPGMVTSEHGPSVPALGNETKALNTTQSTEGNSAAPNTATTAAAITTQHPAVTPEAVQDEPEVPPDVPLGTTPVLEDVKEDISTDLSTGTASLHTTPPLAVTWVPQPTAGVTVPLSQGLTTAKGAVEEGVIVPEDIQSEAGANSSGASPDAGELLPTQQDGAVGGVEGINPEPAGEMAPAGEESPLASESGDPGYAINGELSTANSSHLPPESPVMSGAVENPGKSSLLPGQAVSLDTSLTPSNGGDGDGQGVPGISSDASGSALPSAASRARVAPEETEDTATSLPAPGAPTEAQSDPNLPVLATALPAEDVGAVDLASPSLQPAPWPTRTGEKPLLLPDALTSPTDTPGAPGVAYSAPEAGARTLPEAEGAAQTPASPDLAPGPEAAVSPSPGESEPSGAPQEADGLGTGLSSGSDAPSPAPFVPNGLAWPTAGIQGQGAEETGDMAQAEGSGDASPYEGTQSDMSPPALQPSGSPADNGELLTGGTEDLANVELSPPSALGDGTGTGTAAPALGQVSSPSSAPLSNAGMESDLSGPEGPGDLPSESASAPGAVSRALGSVAGPVPEAETPVSPDLSAAQGAPGSPSFGGSQPWGTAAGAPVGAGLPGAEGPDTDSTLAWDTPSSAVHEPVGPPSPGLGDQLGTNVGLPAAEGQGASTAEPALEGAGSGIESEPSLSSSAQSGTAAGMDQLPSAGSPSGITSPSDVAAGPSVSRGDEAEPISSAAPGSDSLSLASPEGETGPGLGLVQGAESAGDVVQAEKPESENPNMETSPSAVSPQQDLTNTAELPAEETGDVVHAELSPPSALGDGTGTGTGGAPALGQVSSPGPAPLSNAGMESDLSGPEGPGDLPSESASAPGAVSRALGSVAGPMPEAETPVSPDLSAVQGEPGSPSFGGSQPWGTAAGAPVGAGLPGAEGPDTDSTLAWDTPSSAVHEPVGPPSPGLGDQLGTNVGLPAAEGQGASTAEPALEGAGSGIESEPSLSSSAQSGTAAGMDQLPSAGSPSGITSPSDVAAGPSVSRGDEAEPISSAAPGSDSLSLASPEGETGPGLGLVQGAESAGDLVQAVNPKSESSNMETSPSAVSPQQGELPGAGSSSGSASPRGDVAASSVSDPSSLGALEDTDGAAEGLQPALGAGTGVLPAAGAGASEGPGDVGSTGQSQAPPGMGPAGSESLDGEMGGVLQSASSFSSTEGSSSPGRTGEAADEKGLPGAAAAVAGLNTGLEAAGPQEASVSAPGTQSGANTKLSNGKPSKVSVVEVPGGALVNGGPSPGASLVPVAPDNSGVSNDMTASVAGSLLLPGQGLSSGLAPSGDPNSAPSTQSGSSPLLPGSPGGLPEEAGGAQSWSLEDEVASGMPAPLGEASPQAPKSPNAAPVLPSAPERGNSAEGVSASPGLSALPAVPLYGYGARENDQEYVERRVDFNSPLFKPETGFPFGKTLHSSLYFTDNGQIIFPASDNNILTYPNPPPSGFNGHEEVPMIAVFWDNADFSRGVGTTFYQEFSTLNTAKPPFVRDVEAKVRRYLRSSYSAVWTLKITWEKAPVHTARTDTRKTITYQAVLTTDGFRSYILMLYQDGGMQWDYTRLTSTNVLIGYTSGDGFYYNDDLTKRPPAAKYRPDQFGGYNTDLRGLWIYKLESRVGINYRLKCLAWTGQQQEPRAWSQGLPTCPCSLQQGQQDPRFKSSRGGKWGARVSMLHSASPNQHGAGVRCLYDSQSQLIEGRQERYWRSFRQALPYRDQELKLYDWCCNRAGSAHLCARYSEKRPKIGCDGYQSPSTDSSEEAENDSDEQIDGEDK; this is encoded by the exons ATGGGGACCAGGGGATGGACGCTCTCCACCTTGCTGGGATGCTGCGCATGGATTCTGCACG ggcttggGGCTGTTACTGCTGTCCCCATCACCAAAGATGGGTCCTTTACTGTGGGGACAGCTTTCCCCATGACAACAGAGGACGAGTGGCCCCATACTACAGAGATGAGCACTacagcagctgatgctgagacCTCCCCTCCCTGGACTGAGATGGACCCAGGGATGGTGACGAGCGAACACGGCCCTTCAGTGCCAGCTTTGGGGAACGAGACCAAGGCTCTGAACACGACTCAGAGTACTGAGGGAAATTCAGCTGCTCCCAATACGGCCACGACTGCTGCTGCCATCACCACACAGCACCCCGCTGTCACCCCAGAAGCAGTGCAAGATGAACCAGAGGTCCCTCCTGATGTCCCTCTAGGGACCACCCCTGTCCTTGAGGATGTGAAGGAGGACATCAGTACAGACCTCAGTACTGGCACTGCATCCCTCCACACCACCCCTCCACTGGCAGTCACCTGGGTGCCACAGCCAACTGCTGGAGTCACTGTGCCACTGAGCCAAGGGCTGACCACAGCCAAGGGAGCAGTTGAGGAAGGTGTGATCGTGCCTGAAGATATTCAAAGTGAAGCCGGTGCCAACTCCTCAGGCGCCAGTCCTGATGCTGGGGAGCTGCTTCCAACCCAGCAGGATGGAGCAGTGGGCGGGGTTGAGGGCATTaacccagagccagcaggagaAATGGCCCCAGCTGGTGAGGAAAGTCCCTTGGCTTCAGAATCTGGAGATCCAGGATATGCAATAAATGGTGAACTCAGCACAGCCAACTCATCCCACCTACCTCCAGAGAGCCCAGTGATGTCAGGAGCAGTGGAAAACCCTGGGAagtcctccctcctccctggccAGGCAGTGAGCCTGGACACTTCGCTGACACCATCCaatggtggggatggggatgggcagggagtTCCCGGGATCTCATCAGACGCTTCTGGTTCAGCCTTGCcgtctgcagccagcagggcacGAGTGGCGCCTGAGGAAACAGAGGACACTGCCACctcactgccagcaccagggGCTCCCACTGAGGCACAAAGTGACCCGAATCTCCCAGTCTTGGCCACTGCACTGCCCGCAGAGGATGTGGGAGCTGTGGATCTGGCCAGTCCATCCCTCCAGCCTGCCCCATGGCCGACCCGCACTGGAGAAAAGCCACTGCTGCTTCCTGATGCTCTGACATCCCCCACAGACACCCCTGGTGCTCCTGGGGTTGCTTACTCAGCCCCAGAGGCTGGAGCCAGAACCCTGCCTGAAGCTGAAGGTGCAGCACAGACACCAGCAAGTCCTGACCTCGCTCCTGGCCCAGAAGCAGCCGTGTCTCCATCTCCTGGGGAGTCGGAGCCATCTGGAGCTCCCCAGGAAGCCGATGGACTTGGCACTGGCTTGAGTTCAGGTTCAgatgcccccagcccagcacctttTGTACCCAATGGGCTGGCATGGCCCACTGCTGGGATCCAAGGCCAGGGAGCTGAGGAGACAGGGGACATGGCACAGGCAGAAGGTTCAGGGGATGCCAGTCCCTATGAAGGTACTCAGAGTGACATGAGTCCTCCAGCCCTTCAGCCCTCAGGATCTCCTGCTGATAATGGAGAGCTGCTGACTGGAGGAACAGAAGACTTGGCAAATGTTGAACTTTCCCCTCCATCAGCACTTGGGGatggaacaggaacaggaacagcagccccagcactgggacaAGTGTCCTCACCTAGTTCTGCACCTCTCAGCAATGCTGGAATGGAGTCTGATCTCTCGGGGCCTGAAGGACCAGGGGACCTGCCCAGTGAATCTGCcagtgctcctggggctgtttCCCGAGCCCTGGGGTCTGTCGCTGGCCCCGTGCCTGAGGCAGAGACACCAGTGAGCCCTGACCtcagtgctgcccagggagcaccAGGGTCCCCATCCTTTGGTGGGTCACAGCCATGGGGAACAGCAGCTGGTGCTCCTGTGGGAGCAGGACTCCCTGGGGCCGAAGGGCCAGACACCGACTCGACTTTGGCATGGGATACCCCCAGCTCAGCAGTTCATGAACCAGTAGGACCCCCCTCACCTGGCCTTGGGGACCAGCTTGGCACAAATgtggggctgccagcagcagaagggcaaggagccagcacagcagagccagcactggaaggagcaggcagtgggatTGAGTCTGAGCCATCCCTGAGCTCCAGTGCACAGAGTGgaacagcagctgggatggatCAACTGCCCAGTGCTGGTTCCCCATCTGGTATTACCTCCCCCAGTGATGTGGCAGCAGGACCTTCTGTGTCAAGGGGTGATGAAGCAGAACCCATCtcatctgcagctcctggctctgacAGTCTGTCCCTGGCCTCTCCAGAAGGTGAAACTGGCCCAGGACTTGGGCTGGTGCAGGGGGCTGAGAGTGCAGGGGATGTGGTTCAGGCAGAAAAACCAGAGAGTGAAAATCCCAACATGGAGACAAGTCCTTCAGCTGTCAGCCCACAGCAGGACCTCACTaacactgcagagctgccagcagaagAAACAGGGGATGTTGTGCATGCTGAACTTTCCCCTCCATCAGCACTTGGGGatggaacaggaacaggaacaggaggagccccagcactgggacaAGTGTCCTCACCTGGTCCTGCACCTCTCAGCAATGCTGGAATGGAGTCTGATCTCTCGGGGCCTGAAGGACCAGGGGACCTGCCCAGTGAATCTGCcagtgctcctggggctgtttCCCGAGCCCTGGGGTCTGTCGCTGGCCCCATGCCTGAGGCAGAGACACCAGTGAGCCCTGACCTCAGTGCTGTCCAGGGAGAACCAGGGTCCCCATCCTTTGGTGGGTCACAGCCATGGGGAACAGCAGCTGGTGCTCCTGTGGGAGCAGGACTCCCTGGGGCCGAAGGGCCAGACACCGACTCGACTTTGGCATGGGATACCCCCAGCTCAGCAGTTCATGAACCAGTAGGACCCCCCTCACCTGGCCTTGGGGACCAGCTTGGCACAAATgtggggctgccagcagcagaagggcaaggagccagcacagcagagccagcactggaaggagcaggcagtgggatTGAGTCTGAGCCATCCCTGAGCTCCAGTGCACAGAGTGgaacagcagctgggatggatCAACTGCCCAGTGCTGGTTCCCCATCTGGTATTACCTCCCCCAGTGATGTGGCAGCAGGACCTTCTGTGTCAAGGGGTGATGAAGCAGAACCCATCtcatctgcagctcctggctctgacAGTCTGTCCCTGGCCTCTCCAGAAGGTGAAACTGGCCCAGGACTTGGGCTGGTGCAGGGGGCTGAGAGTGCAGGGGATCTGGTTCAGGCAGTAAACCCAAAGAGTGAAAGTTCCAACATGGAGACAAGTCCTTCAGCTGTCAGCCCTCAGCAGGGTGAACTGCCTGGTGCAGGTTCCTCATCTGGTTCAGCCTCTCCCAGAGGTGATGTCGCAGCATCCTCAGTTTCAGATCCATCCAGCCTGGGTGCACTTGAAGACACAGACGGTGCTGCTGAAGgtctccagcctgccctgggtgctggcactggggttcttcctgctgcaggagcaggggcaaGTGAAGGGCCTGGTGATGTAGGGTCCACAGGGCAGTCCCAGGCTCCTCCTGGAATGGGACCAGCTGGTTCAGAAAGCCTTGATGGAGAAATGGGAGGTGTGTTGCAGTCTGCATCTTCTTTCTCGTCTACAGAGGGGTCTTCATCACCAGGGAGGACGGGCGAGGCTGCTGATGAAAAAGgccttcctggagctgctgcagctgttgcCGGCTTGAACACAGGCTTGGAGGCTGCTGGCCCTCAAGAAGCCTCTGTGTCTGCCCCTGGCACCCAAAGTGGTGCCAATACCAAACTTTCCAATGGAAAACCGAGCAAAGTCAGTGTGGTGGAAGTGCCTGGAGGAGCCTTGGTGAATGGGGGACCTTcccctggtgccagcctggTCCCAGTGGCTCCAGACAACAGCGGTGTTTCCAATGACATGACAGCCTCGGTGGCTGGCTCTCTGCTTCTCCCTGGACAGGGGCTGAGCTCGGGGCTGGCACCCAGTGGGGACCCCAACTCTGCACCAAGCACCCAGAGTGGGAGCAGCCCCCTACTGCCAGGCTCACCAGGGGGGCTGCCAGAAGAAGCTGGAGGTGCTCAGTCATGGTCTCTTGAAGATGAGGTGGCCTCAGGCATGCCAGCACCTTTGGGAGAAGCGTCTCCTCaggctcccaaatcccccaacgCTGCCCCGGTACTGCCTTCTGCTCCAGAGAGAGGAAATTCTGCAGAGGGGGtgtctgccagccctgggctttCAGCAC ttccagctgtgcccctctATGGGTATGGAGCAAGGGAAAATGATCAGGAGTACGTGGAAAGAAGAGTAGATTTTAATTCTCCACTTTTCAAGCCCGAGACTGGATTTCCATTTGGGAAAACCCTGCACAGCTCTCTCTAC TTCACAGACAATGGACAGATCATTTTCCCAGCCTCAGACAACAACATCCTCACGTACCCCAACCCTCCTCCCAGTGGCTTCAATGGCCATGAAGAGGTCCCCATGATCGCTGTATTTTGGGACAACGCTGACTTCTCCAGAGGTGTTGGTACCACCTTTTACCAG GAGTTCTCCACCCTCAACACGGCCAAGCCGCCGTTTGTCCGTGACGTGGAAGCAAAGGTCCGGCGGTACCTGAGGTCCTCCTACTCTGCAGTCTGGACCCTGAAAATCACCTGGGAGAAGGCACCTGTCCACACAGCACGGACTGACACCCGGAAG ACTATCACGTACCAGGCTGTCCTGACCACTGATGGCTTCAGGTCCTACATCCTGATGCTGTACCAGGACGGAGGCATGCAGTGGGATTACACCAGGCTCACTTCCACCAATGTGCTCATCGGCTACACcag TGGGGATGGCTTTTACTACAATGATGACCTGACTAAGAGACCTCCAGCTGCTAAATATCGCCCTGACCAGTTTGGGGGCTACAACACAG aCCTCCGTGGGTTGTGGATTTACAAGCTGGAGAGCCGCGTGGGCATCAACTACCGGCTGAAGTGCCTGGCGTGGacggggcagcagcaggagccccggGCATGgagccagggcctgcccacctgcccctgctccttgcagcaaGGGCAGCAGGACCCACGCTTCAAGAGCAGCCGTGGAGGCAA GTGGGGTGCCCGTGTCTCCATGCTGCACTCGGCCTCCCCCAACCAGCACGGCGCCGGCGTGCGCTGCCTGTACGACAGCCAGAGCCAGCTCATCGAGGGGCGGCAGGAGAGGTACTGGAGGAGCTTCAGGCAGGCGTTGCCCTACCGTG ACCAGGAGCTGAAGCTGTATGACTGGTGCTGTAATCGGGCGGGCAGTGCCCACCTCTGCGCCCGCTACAGTGAGAAGAGGCCGAAGATTGGCTGTGATGGATACCAGTCACCCAGCACGG ATTCCTCGGAGGAGGCAGAGAATGACTCAGATGAGCAGATAG ACGGAGAGGACAAGTAA
- the LOC132331762 gene encoding mucin-4-like isoform X2 has translation MTTEDEWPHTTEMSTTAADAETSPPWTEMDPGMVTSEHGPSVPALGNETKALNTTQSTEGNSAAPNTATTAAAITTQHPAVTPEAVQDEPEVPPDVPLGTTPVLEDVKEDISTDLSTGTASLHTTPPLAVTWVPQPTAGVTVPLSQGLTTAKGAVEEGVIVPEDIQSEAGANSSGASPDAGELLPTQQDGAVGGVEGINPEPAGEMAPAGEESPLASESGDPGYAINGELSTANSSHLPPESPVMSGAVENPGKSSLLPGQAVSLDTSLTPSNGGDGDGQGVPGISSDASGSALPSAASRARVAPEETEDTATSLPAPGAPTEAQSDPNLPVLATALPAEDVGAVDLASPSLQPAPWPTRTGEKPLLLPDALTSPTDTPGAPGVAYSAPEAGARTLPEAEGAAQTPASPDLAPGPEAAVSPSPGESEPSGAPQEADGLGTGLSSGSDAPSPAPFVPNGLAWPTAGIQGQGAEETGDMAQAEGSGDASPYEGTQSDMSPPALQPSGSPADNGELLTGGTEDLANVELSPPSALGDGTGTGTAAPALGQVSSPSSAPLSNAGMESDLSGPEGPGDLPSESASAPGAVSRALGSVAGPVPEAETPVSPDLSAAQGAPGSPSFGGSQPWGTAAGAPVGAGLPGAEGPDTDSTLAWDTPSSAVHEPVGPPSPGLGDQLGTNVGLPAAEGQGASTAEPALEGAGSGIESEPSLSSSAQSGTAAGMDQLPSAGSPSGITSPSDVAAGPSVSRGDEAEPISSAAPGSDSLSLASPEGETGPGLGLVQGAESAGDVVQAEKPESENPNMETSPSAVSPQQDLTNTAELPAEETGDVVHAELSPPSALGDGTGTGTGGAPALGQVSSPGPAPLSNAGMESDLSGPEGPGDLPSESASAPGAVSRALGSVAGPMPEAETPVSPDLSAVQGEPGSPSFGGSQPWGTAAGAPVGAGLPGAEGPDTDSTLAWDTPSSAVHEPVGPPSPGLGDQLGTNVGLPAAEGQGASTAEPALEGAGSGIESEPSLSSSAQSGTAAGMDQLPSAGSPSGITSPSDVAAGPSVSRGDEAEPISSAAPGSDSLSLASPEGETGPGLGLVQGAESAGDLVQAVNPKSESSNMETSPSAVSPQQGELPGAGSSSGSASPRGDVAASSVSDPSSLGALEDTDGAAEGLQPALGAGTGVLPAAGAGASEGPGDVGSTGQSQAPPGMGPAGSESLDGEMGGVLQSASSFSSTEGSSSPGRTGEAADEKGLPGAAAAVAGLNTGLEAAGPQEASVSAPGTQSGANTKLSNGKPSKVSVVEVPGGALVNGGPSPGASLVPVAPDNSGVSNDMTASVAGSLLLPGQGLSSGLAPSGDPNSAPSTQSGSSPLLPGSPGGLPEEAGGAQSWSLEDEVASGMPAPLGEASPQAPKSPNAAPVLPSAPERGNSAEGVSASPGLSALPAVPLYGYGARENDQEYVERRVDFNSPLFKPETGFPFGKTLHSSLYFTDNGQIIFPASDNNILTYPNPPPSGFNGHEEVPMIAVFWDNADFSRGVGTTFYQEFSTLNTAKPPFVRDVEAKVRRYLRSSYSAVWTLKITWEKAPVHTARTDTRKTITYQAVLTTDGFRSYILMLYQDGGMQWDYTRLTSTNVLIGYTSGDGFYYNDDLTKRPPAAKYRPDQFGGYNTDLRGLWIYKLESRVGINYRLKCLAWTGQQQEPRAWSQGLPTCPCSLQQGQQDPRFKSSRGGKWGARVSMLHSASPNQHGAGVRCLYDSQSQLIEGRQERYWRSFRQALPYRDQELKLYDWCCNRAGSAHLCARYSEKRPKIGCDGYQSPSTDSSEEAENDSDEQIDGEDK, from the exons ATGACAACAGAGGACGAGTGGCCCCATACTACAGAGATGAGCACTacagcagctgatgctgagacCTCCCCTCCCTGGACTGAGATGGACCCAGGGATGGTGACGAGCGAACACGGCCCTTCAGTGCCAGCTTTGGGGAACGAGACCAAGGCTCTGAACACGACTCAGAGTACTGAGGGAAATTCAGCTGCTCCCAATACGGCCACGACTGCTGCTGCCATCACCACACAGCACCCCGCTGTCACCCCAGAAGCAGTGCAAGATGAACCAGAGGTCCCTCCTGATGTCCCTCTAGGGACCACCCCTGTCCTTGAGGATGTGAAGGAGGACATCAGTACAGACCTCAGTACTGGCACTGCATCCCTCCACACCACCCCTCCACTGGCAGTCACCTGGGTGCCACAGCCAACTGCTGGAGTCACTGTGCCACTGAGCCAAGGGCTGACCACAGCCAAGGGAGCAGTTGAGGAAGGTGTGATCGTGCCTGAAGATATTCAAAGTGAAGCCGGTGCCAACTCCTCAGGCGCCAGTCCTGATGCTGGGGAGCTGCTTCCAACCCAGCAGGATGGAGCAGTGGGCGGGGTTGAGGGCATTaacccagagccagcaggagaAATGGCCCCAGCTGGTGAGGAAAGTCCCTTGGCTTCAGAATCTGGAGATCCAGGATATGCAATAAATGGTGAACTCAGCACAGCCAACTCATCCCACCTACCTCCAGAGAGCCCAGTGATGTCAGGAGCAGTGGAAAACCCTGGGAagtcctccctcctccctggccAGGCAGTGAGCCTGGACACTTCGCTGACACCATCCaatggtggggatggggatgggcagggagtTCCCGGGATCTCATCAGACGCTTCTGGTTCAGCCTTGCcgtctgcagccagcagggcacGAGTGGCGCCTGAGGAAACAGAGGACACTGCCACctcactgccagcaccagggGCTCCCACTGAGGCACAAAGTGACCCGAATCTCCCAGTCTTGGCCACTGCACTGCCCGCAGAGGATGTGGGAGCTGTGGATCTGGCCAGTCCATCCCTCCAGCCTGCCCCATGGCCGACCCGCACTGGAGAAAAGCCACTGCTGCTTCCTGATGCTCTGACATCCCCCACAGACACCCCTGGTGCTCCTGGGGTTGCTTACTCAGCCCCAGAGGCTGGAGCCAGAACCCTGCCTGAAGCTGAAGGTGCAGCACAGACACCAGCAAGTCCTGACCTCGCTCCTGGCCCAGAAGCAGCCGTGTCTCCATCTCCTGGGGAGTCGGAGCCATCTGGAGCTCCCCAGGAAGCCGATGGACTTGGCACTGGCTTGAGTTCAGGTTCAgatgcccccagcccagcacctttTGTACCCAATGGGCTGGCATGGCCCACTGCTGGGATCCAAGGCCAGGGAGCTGAGGAGACAGGGGACATGGCACAGGCAGAAGGTTCAGGGGATGCCAGTCCCTATGAAGGTACTCAGAGTGACATGAGTCCTCCAGCCCTTCAGCCCTCAGGATCTCCTGCTGATAATGGAGAGCTGCTGACTGGAGGAACAGAAGACTTGGCAAATGTTGAACTTTCCCCTCCATCAGCACTTGGGGatggaacaggaacaggaacagcagccccagcactgggacaAGTGTCCTCACCTAGTTCTGCACCTCTCAGCAATGCTGGAATGGAGTCTGATCTCTCGGGGCCTGAAGGACCAGGGGACCTGCCCAGTGAATCTGCcagtgctcctggggctgtttCCCGAGCCCTGGGGTCTGTCGCTGGCCCCGTGCCTGAGGCAGAGACACCAGTGAGCCCTGACCtcagtgctgcccagggagcaccAGGGTCCCCATCCTTTGGTGGGTCACAGCCATGGGGAACAGCAGCTGGTGCTCCTGTGGGAGCAGGACTCCCTGGGGCCGAAGGGCCAGACACCGACTCGACTTTGGCATGGGATACCCCCAGCTCAGCAGTTCATGAACCAGTAGGACCCCCCTCACCTGGCCTTGGGGACCAGCTTGGCACAAATgtggggctgccagcagcagaagggcaaggagccagcacagcagagccagcactggaaggagcaggcagtgggatTGAGTCTGAGCCATCCCTGAGCTCCAGTGCACAGAGTGgaacagcagctgggatggatCAACTGCCCAGTGCTGGTTCCCCATCTGGTATTACCTCCCCCAGTGATGTGGCAGCAGGACCTTCTGTGTCAAGGGGTGATGAAGCAGAACCCATCtcatctgcagctcctggctctgacAGTCTGTCCCTGGCCTCTCCAGAAGGTGAAACTGGCCCAGGACTTGGGCTGGTGCAGGGGGCTGAGAGTGCAGGGGATGTGGTTCAGGCAGAAAAACCAGAGAGTGAAAATCCCAACATGGAGACAAGTCCTTCAGCTGTCAGCCCACAGCAGGACCTCACTaacactgcagagctgccagcagaagAAACAGGGGATGTTGTGCATGCTGAACTTTCCCCTCCATCAGCACTTGGGGatggaacaggaacaggaacaggaggagccccagcactgggacaAGTGTCCTCACCTGGTCCTGCACCTCTCAGCAATGCTGGAATGGAGTCTGATCTCTCGGGGCCTGAAGGACCAGGGGACCTGCCCAGTGAATCTGCcagtgctcctggggctgtttCCCGAGCCCTGGGGTCTGTCGCTGGCCCCATGCCTGAGGCAGAGACACCAGTGAGCCCTGACCTCAGTGCTGTCCAGGGAGAACCAGGGTCCCCATCCTTTGGTGGGTCACAGCCATGGGGAACAGCAGCTGGTGCTCCTGTGGGAGCAGGACTCCCTGGGGCCGAAGGGCCAGACACCGACTCGACTTTGGCATGGGATACCCCCAGCTCAGCAGTTCATGAACCAGTAGGACCCCCCTCACCTGGCCTTGGGGACCAGCTTGGCACAAATgtggggctgccagcagcagaagggcaaggagccagcacagcagagccagcactggaaggagcaggcagtgggatTGAGTCTGAGCCATCCCTGAGCTCCAGTGCACAGAGTGgaacagcagctgggatggatCAACTGCCCAGTGCTGGTTCCCCATCTGGTATTACCTCCCCCAGTGATGTGGCAGCAGGACCTTCTGTGTCAAGGGGTGATGAAGCAGAACCCATCtcatctgcagctcctggctctgacAGTCTGTCCCTGGCCTCTCCAGAAGGTGAAACTGGCCCAGGACTTGGGCTGGTGCAGGGGGCTGAGAGTGCAGGGGATCTGGTTCAGGCAGTAAACCCAAAGAGTGAAAGTTCCAACATGGAGACAAGTCCTTCAGCTGTCAGCCCTCAGCAGGGTGAACTGCCTGGTGCAGGTTCCTCATCTGGTTCAGCCTCTCCCAGAGGTGATGTCGCAGCATCCTCAGTTTCAGATCCATCCAGCCTGGGTGCACTTGAAGACACAGACGGTGCTGCTGAAGgtctccagcctgccctgggtgctggcactggggttcttcctgctgcaggagcaggggcaaGTGAAGGGCCTGGTGATGTAGGGTCCACAGGGCAGTCCCAGGCTCCTCCTGGAATGGGACCAGCTGGTTCAGAAAGCCTTGATGGAGAAATGGGAGGTGTGTTGCAGTCTGCATCTTCTTTCTCGTCTACAGAGGGGTCTTCATCACCAGGGAGGACGGGCGAGGCTGCTGATGAAAAAGgccttcctggagctgctgcagctgttgcCGGCTTGAACACAGGCTTGGAGGCTGCTGGCCCTCAAGAAGCCTCTGTGTCTGCCCCTGGCACCCAAAGTGGTGCCAATACCAAACTTTCCAATGGAAAACCGAGCAAAGTCAGTGTGGTGGAAGTGCCTGGAGGAGCCTTGGTGAATGGGGGACCTTcccctggtgccagcctggTCCCAGTGGCTCCAGACAACAGCGGTGTTTCCAATGACATGACAGCCTCGGTGGCTGGCTCTCTGCTTCTCCCTGGACAGGGGCTGAGCTCGGGGCTGGCACCCAGTGGGGACCCCAACTCTGCACCAAGCACCCAGAGTGGGAGCAGCCCCCTACTGCCAGGCTCACCAGGGGGGCTGCCAGAAGAAGCTGGAGGTGCTCAGTCATGGTCTCTTGAAGATGAGGTGGCCTCAGGCATGCCAGCACCTTTGGGAGAAGCGTCTCCTCaggctcccaaatcccccaacgCTGCCCCGGTACTGCCTTCTGCTCCAGAGAGAGGAAATTCTGCAGAGGGGGtgtctgccagccctgggctttCAGCAC ttccagctgtgcccctctATGGGTATGGAGCAAGGGAAAATGATCAGGAGTACGTGGAAAGAAGAGTAGATTTTAATTCTCCACTTTTCAAGCCCGAGACTGGATTTCCATTTGGGAAAACCCTGCACAGCTCTCTCTAC TTCACAGACAATGGACAGATCATTTTCCCAGCCTCAGACAACAACATCCTCACGTACCCCAACCCTCCTCCCAGTGGCTTCAATGGCCATGAAGAGGTCCCCATGATCGCTGTATTTTGGGACAACGCTGACTTCTCCAGAGGTGTTGGTACCACCTTTTACCAG GAGTTCTCCACCCTCAACACGGCCAAGCCGCCGTTTGTCCGTGACGTGGAAGCAAAGGTCCGGCGGTACCTGAGGTCCTCCTACTCTGCAGTCTGGACCCTGAAAATCACCTGGGAGAAGGCACCTGTCCACACAGCACGGACTGACACCCGGAAG ACTATCACGTACCAGGCTGTCCTGACCACTGATGGCTTCAGGTCCTACATCCTGATGCTGTACCAGGACGGAGGCATGCAGTGGGATTACACCAGGCTCACTTCCACCAATGTGCTCATCGGCTACACcag TGGGGATGGCTTTTACTACAATGATGACCTGACTAAGAGACCTCCAGCTGCTAAATATCGCCCTGACCAGTTTGGGGGCTACAACACAG aCCTCCGTGGGTTGTGGATTTACAAGCTGGAGAGCCGCGTGGGCATCAACTACCGGCTGAAGTGCCTGGCGTGGacggggcagcagcaggagccccggGCATGgagccagggcctgcccacctgcccctgctccttgcagcaaGGGCAGCAGGACCCACGCTTCAAGAGCAGCCGTGGAGGCAA GTGGGGTGCCCGTGTCTCCATGCTGCACTCGGCCTCCCCCAACCAGCACGGCGCCGGCGTGCGCTGCCTGTACGACAGCCAGAGCCAGCTCATCGAGGGGCGGCAGGAGAGGTACTGGAGGAGCTTCAGGCAGGCGTTGCCCTACCGTG ACCAGGAGCTGAAGCTGTATGACTGGTGCTGTAATCGGGCGGGCAGTGCCCACCTCTGCGCCCGCTACAGTGAGAAGAGGCCGAAGATTGGCTGTGATGGATACCAGTCACCCAGCACGG ATTCCTCGGAGGAGGCAGAGAATGACTCAGATGAGCAGATAG ACGGAGAGGACAAGTAA